In the Kribbella sp. NBC_00482 genome, one interval contains:
- a CDS encoding O-methyltransferase: MGTAAAHRSADHSADHWEDAIATGIDPTSWAYAEDYTGEDEVVTGARASAADSGVAPIGPGAAAALSLLAAGVGAKAVVEIGTGTGVSGLALLRGMRADGTLTTVDIDAENQRLARKTFLDAGVASNRFRLIAGAGLDVVTRLTDGHYDLVFCDADRRENTAYLHEALRLLRPGGIVAFAGILTAGRVADPARRDPDTMALRDLIRAVRDDDNLVSALLPTSDGLLTAAKRLK; this comes from the coding sequence CGCCACCGGCATCGACCCGACGTCCTGGGCGTACGCCGAGGACTACACCGGTGAGGACGAGGTCGTCACCGGTGCGCGGGCGAGCGCCGCGGACAGCGGTGTCGCCCCGATCGGCCCCGGCGCGGCTGCCGCGCTGAGCCTGCTCGCCGCCGGCGTGGGTGCGAAGGCGGTCGTCGAGATCGGCACCGGGACCGGCGTCTCCGGGCTCGCGCTGCTTCGCGGCATGCGCGCCGACGGCACGCTCACCACGGTCGACATCGACGCGGAGAACCAGCGGCTCGCGCGCAAGACGTTCCTGGACGCCGGCGTCGCGTCGAACCGGTTCCGCCTGATCGCCGGCGCCGGGCTGGACGTGGTCACCCGGCTCACCGACGGTCACTACGACCTGGTCTTCTGCGACGCGGACCGCCGCGAGAACACGGCGTACCTGCACGAAGCACTCCGCCTGCTCCGCCCCGGCGGCATCGTCGCCTTCGCCGGCATCCTCACCGCCGGCCGAGTAGCCGACCCCGCCCGCCGCGACCCCGACACCATGGCCCTCCGAGACCTCATCCGCGCCGTCCGAGACGACGACAACCTGGTCTCAGCCCTCCTCCCCACCTCCGACGGCCTCCTCACCGCCGCCAAACGCCTGAAGTAG
- a CDS encoding alpha/beta hydrolase family protein: MSEDRSVLSRKAPEPDEELRYGDHVDQVIDYWHAKEYRPLVVFVHGGFWRPQYDRVHARSLGAALSDLGWPVVSLEYRREPGNPDVTTSDIRTALEALPDLVDVHAGYVLMGHSAGGQLVLWAASTLNPVRLRGVVALAPVADLLKADREHIGEGAVQDFIGGGVRNDLDPAHLPASIAPVTLIHGTSDTVVPITITESYFTAHPTAHFHRIPHSGHYELIDPQTEPWHEVTTELTRLTS, from the coding sequence ATGAGTGAGGACCGATCAGTACTGTCGCGTAAGGCGCCCGAGCCGGACGAGGAGTTGCGGTACGGCGACCACGTGGACCAGGTGATCGACTACTGGCACGCGAAGGAGTACCGGCCGCTGGTGGTGTTCGTGCACGGCGGGTTCTGGCGGCCGCAGTACGACCGGGTGCACGCCCGTTCGCTCGGCGCAGCGCTGTCCGACCTCGGTTGGCCGGTCGTGTCCCTGGAGTACCGCCGCGAGCCCGGCAACCCGGACGTGACGACCAGCGATATCCGTACGGCGCTGGAGGCGCTACCCGACCTGGTGGACGTGCACGCGGGCTACGTGCTGATGGGACACTCCGCCGGCGGCCAACTCGTACTGTGGGCCGCGTCGACGCTCAACCCGGTCCGGCTCCGCGGTGTGGTCGCCCTGGCCCCCGTAGCCGACCTCCTCAAGGCTGACCGCGAGCACATCGGCGAGGGCGCCGTACAGGACTTCATCGGCGGCGGCGTCCGCAACGACCTGGACCCGGCCCACCTCCCCGCCTCCATAGCCCCGGTCACCCTCATCCACGGCACCAGCGACACAGTCGTCCCCATCACCATCACCGAGTCCTACTTCACCGCGCACCCCACCGCCCACTTCCACCGCATCCCCCACAGCGGCCACTACGAACTGATAGACCCCCAAACCGAGCCCTGGCACGAAGTAACCACCGAACTAACCCGCCTGACCAGCTAG
- a CDS encoding amidohydrolase family protein, giving the protein MTVDVHTHLVPHGWPDLSAACGGDGWPWLRIDSERAAMIMIGETEFRPVGPQAWDPAVRRADMDADGIDLQVVSPTPVFFGYERPAAQAVKLAEIFNDLTLETLAGDDRFVPFCQVPLQDPDLACAELDRCRAAGHVGVEIGNHVGDKDLDDAGIVAFLNHCAETGTPVLVHPWDMPGGPRLDRWMARWLTGMPAETHLSLVAMILGGAFDRLPPALRICFAHGGGSFAFWLGRLENAWHRRGDIVRGCSEHPPSAYLDRILVDTVVFESAPLRLLVDTLGEDRVLVGSDYPYPLGERPVGQVVRKAGFLTAEQQHKLLTLNALSYLGRSE; this is encoded by the coding sequence ATGACCGTAGACGTCCACACGCATCTGGTCCCGCACGGATGGCCCGACCTCTCGGCGGCGTGCGGCGGCGACGGCTGGCCGTGGCTGCGGATCGACTCCGAACGAGCCGCGATGATCATGATCGGCGAGACCGAGTTCCGCCCGGTCGGACCGCAGGCCTGGGATCCCGCCGTACGGCGTGCCGATATGGATGCCGATGGCATCGATCTCCAGGTGGTGTCGCCGACCCCGGTGTTCTTCGGGTACGAACGTCCGGCCGCGCAGGCCGTCAAGCTGGCCGAGATCTTCAACGACCTCACCCTGGAGACGCTGGCCGGTGACGACCGGTTCGTGCCGTTCTGCCAGGTGCCGTTGCAGGATCCGGACCTGGCCTGTGCCGAACTGGACCGCTGCCGGGCGGCCGGACATGTCGGCGTCGAGATCGGCAACCACGTCGGCGACAAGGACCTCGACGACGCCGGGATCGTTGCCTTCCTCAACCATTGCGCGGAGACCGGTACGCCGGTGCTGGTGCATCCGTGGGACATGCCGGGCGGGCCGCGGCTGGATCGCTGGATGGCGCGCTGGCTGACCGGGATGCCGGCCGAGACGCATCTGTCGCTGGTGGCGATGATCCTGGGCGGGGCGTTCGACCGGTTGCCGCCTGCCTTGAGGATCTGTTTCGCCCACGGAGGCGGGAGTTTCGCGTTCTGGCTCGGGCGGCTGGAGAACGCGTGGCACCGGCGCGGGGACATCGTCCGTGGTTGCTCCGAGCACCCACCGTCGGCGTACCTGGACCGGATCCTGGTCGACACGGTCGTGTTCGAATCAGCGCCTTTGCGGCTACTTGTCGATACCTTGGGGGAAGACCGCGTTCTGGTCGGCAGTGACTATCCCTATCCACTGGGCGAGCGGCCGGTCGGGCAGGTGGTACGGAAGGCCGGCTTCCTGACCGCGGAGCAGCAGCACAAACTGCTGACTCTGAACGCCCTGAGCTACCTCGGGAGGTCGGAATGA
- a CDS encoding 3-hydroxyanthranilate 3,4-dioxygenase, with protein sequence MANLESTNFPQWVEENKHLLKPPVGNKQMFPTGDDFITMVVGGPNQRTDFHVDPYEEFFYQISGELKVNVMTDDGPATVAVNAGEMWVLPRNMPHSPQRGPNSIGLVIERVREPGVLEKFRWYCANCNAIVHEVELQVTDIVADLPPVFKAFYESEDARTCPECGTLHPGK encoded by the coding sequence ATGGCGAACTTGGAGTCGACGAACTTTCCGCAATGGGTCGAGGAGAACAAGCACCTGCTGAAGCCGCCCGTCGGCAACAAGCAGATGTTCCCGACCGGGGACGACTTCATCACGATGGTGGTCGGCGGCCCGAACCAGCGCACCGACTTCCACGTCGACCCGTACGAGGAGTTCTTCTACCAGATCTCCGGCGAGCTCAAGGTCAACGTCATGACCGACGACGGCCCGGCGACCGTCGCGGTGAACGCCGGCGAGATGTGGGTGCTGCCGCGGAACATGCCGCACTCGCCACAGCGCGGCCCGAACTCGATCGGCCTGGTGATCGAGCGAGTCCGGGAGCCCGGCGTACTGGAGAAGTTCCGCTGGTACTGCGCCAACTGCAACGCGATCGTGCACGAGGTCGAGCTGCAGGTGACCGATATCGTCGCGGACCTGCCGCCCGTGTTCAAAGCCTTCTACGAGAGCGAAGACGCACGCACCTGCCCCGAGTGCGGCACGCTGCACCCGGGTAAATGA